A single uncultured Methanolobus sp. DNA region contains:
- a CDS encoding 30S ribosomal protein S8e, whose translation MKWQGRSRRTYTGAKVKSARSKRKFELGRESADTHINETKRKNVSTRGGNRKVRLLQCNVANVTDAQGKTQKTTIETVTGNTANEHYVRRNILTKGSVIKTPLGSAKITSRPGQDGVVNAVLLE comes from the coding sequence ATGAAATGGCAAGGTAGATCTAGAAGAACCTACACAGGTGCTAAAGTCAAATCCGCTCGCAGCAAAAGAAAGTTCGAGCTTGGTCGCGAATCTGCTGACACTCACATCAATGAAACAAAGAGAAAGAATGTTTCCACAAGAGGCGGAAACAGAAAGGTAAGACTTCTCCAGTGCAATGTTGCAAACGTAACAGATGCTCAGGGTAAGACCCAGAAGACTACCATTGAAACCGTTACCGGAAATACTGCAAACGAGCACTACGTCAGGCGTAACATCCTTACAAAGGGCTCAGTTATCAAGACTCCTCTTGGTAGTGCAAAGATCACAAGCCGTCCAGGTCAGGATGGTGTTGTGAACGCGGTATTGCTCGAGTAA
- a CDS encoding ribonuclease Z, with protein MLRVIFLGTGGSLPTPERNPSAIMINREGELMLFDCGEGAQQQMMRAKTGMKALSSIFITHFHADHILGIPGLIQTMSFHGRTEPLKIYGPHWVHEFARILSSLGYYKLKFEIDAIDLSPGDVVKRDEYSVIAIKTEHSIPSLGYALVENMRPGRFDRQKAIELGVPPGPLFSKLHKGESVEVDGKVIRSEDVVGEGRPGRKIVYTGDTRPCKTILEASKDADLLIHDSTLASDQQEWAIESMHSTSEEAARLAKEANVLKLVLTHISSRYSDNPTQLLEEAKKIFGNVIVAEDLMELDVPYRDKI; from the coding sequence ATGCTTCGCGTAATATTTCTAGGAACCGGAGGCTCTCTTCCAACCCCGGAACGCAATCCATCGGCCATCATGATCAATCGTGAAGGCGAGCTTATGCTCTTTGATTGCGGAGAAGGAGCACAACAACAGATGATGCGAGCCAAAACGGGGATGAAAGCACTATCATCCATATTTATAACTCATTTTCATGCCGACCACATACTTGGAATTCCCGGCCTCATACAGACGATGTCATTTCACGGAAGAACTGAGCCGCTAAAAATATACGGCCCTCACTGGGTCCATGAATTTGCGAGGATACTCAGCTCCCTTGGATACTACAAACTGAAATTCGAGATAGATGCCATTGACCTGTCACCTGGGGACGTAGTAAAAAGAGACGAATACTCTGTCATAGCGATCAAAACCGAACATAGTATTCCAAGCCTTGGATATGCACTGGTTGAGAACATGCGTCCCGGCAGATTCGACCGTCAGAAAGCTATCGAACTTGGGGTTCCACCAGGACCTCTTTTTTCAAAACTCCATAAAGGAGAATCAGTTGAAGTCGATGGAAAAGTAATACGTTCCGAAGATGTAGTGGGAGAAGGAAGACCCGGAAGGAAAATAGTCTATACCGGAGATACACGTCCCTGTAAAACAATACTTGAAGCCAGCAAGGATGCAGACCTTCTTATCCATGACTCGACACTTGCAAGCGACCAGCAGGAATGGGCCATCGAATCCATGCATTCAACTTCTGAAGAAGCTGCCAGACTTGCAAAGGAAGCAAATGTCCTGAAACTTGTACTTACTCACATAAGTTCAAGATATTCAGATAATCCGACACAGCTACTTGAAGAAGCTAAAAAGATATTTGGTAACGTAATCGTTGCCGAAGACCTGATGGAACTGGATGTTCCATACAGGGACAAGATCTAA
- a CDS encoding aminotransferase class I/II-fold pyridoxal phosphate-dependent enzyme has protein sequence MRKACTPSKFVADVMNKVPPSGIRRYFDLASGLEDVISLGVGEPDYVTPWHIREACIHSLECGETSYTSNYGLIELREELADYYAAKYGVSYNPKSEILVTSGVSEALDVAIRAITNPGDEIIVVQPSYVAYVPSVMFAGGVPVIVSTKLENNFKLTAEELEAAITPKTKAVIINYPNNPTGATMGKADLEAIADVVCEHDIMVISDEVYDCLTYNGGHTCFSSLEGMRERTILLNGFSKAYAMTGFRLAYAMASPKIISAMMLIHQYSMLCAPITAQIGAIEALKNGHHEMEKMVRDYDRRRHLIASGLNKIGLKCFEPKGAFYVFPSVESTGLSSEEFAERLMNEQRVVTIPGNVFGEAGTGFLRCSYATSRDEIEKALERIEAFVNGL, from the coding sequence ATGAGAAAAGCATGCACCCCTTCTAAATTTGTAGCTGATGTTATGAACAAGGTGCCTCCTTCAGGCATTCGTCGCTACTTTGATCTTGCGTCAGGTCTGGAAGATGTTATTTCCCTTGGTGTAGGTGAGCCGGATTATGTGACTCCTTGGCACATAAGAGAGGCGTGCATCCACTCGCTCGAATGCGGTGAAACCTCATATACTTCAAATTACGGTCTTATTGAGCTTCGCGAAGAGCTGGCAGATTATTATGCTGCAAAGTATGGAGTAAGTTACAATCCTAAATCAGAGATACTCGTCACTTCCGGTGTGAGCGAAGCCCTTGATGTGGCTATTCGTGCTATCACCAATCCGGGTGATGAGATAATTGTTGTTCAGCCTTCGTATGTTGCATACGTTCCTTCAGTTATGTTTGCAGGCGGTGTTCCTGTAATAGTCTCAACAAAGCTTGAGAATAATTTCAAACTCACTGCTGAAGAACTTGAAGCAGCCATCACTCCAAAGACCAAAGCTGTAATTATCAATTATCCAAACAATCCAACTGGTGCCACCATGGGCAAAGCTGACCTTGAGGCTATTGCTGATGTTGTGTGTGAGCACGATATCATGGTGATCTCAGATGAGGTCTATGATTGCCTGACCTACAACGGTGGACACACATGTTTTTCATCTCTTGAAGGAATGCGTGAAAGGACAATTCTCCTGAACGGTTTCTCCAAGGCATATGCAATGACCGGTTTCAGGCTTGCATACGCAATGGCATCCCCGAAGATCATCAGTGCCATGATGCTCATCCATCAGTATTCAATGCTCTGTGCTCCAATTACAGCTCAAATTGGCGCAATCGAAGCTCTGAAGAACGGCCACCACGAAATGGAAAAGATGGTCCGTGATTACGACCGCCGCCGCCATCTCATAGCAAGCGGCCTGAACAAGATCGGACTCAAATGTTTTGAACCAAAGGGTGCATTCTATGTTTTCCCATCTGTTGAAAGCACTGGCCTGAGCTCCGAAGAGTTTGCCGAACGCCTCATGAACGAGCAGAGGGTCGTCACGATCCCTGGAAATGTGTTCGGCGAAGCAGGCACAGGTTTCCTCAGATGCTCCTACGCAACTTCCAGAGACGAGATCGAGAAAGCTCTGGAAAGGATTGAAGCGTTTGTGAATGGGCTGTGA
- a CDS encoding class I SAM-dependent methyltransferase, with protein MELELESESAIFEIFDGLPRQGPGSNDCTEKAFNMLSSLPAGTKILDIGCGVGMQTIHLANICKDCHITATDIYQPFLDKLMENAVKAGVDDRISTVCASMDDLPFEAGEFDVIWAEGSIFILGLEKGISYWKQFLKNGGYMALTENTWFTDEPSAEVVEFWKEIYPGIMNIPDTEKVIKAVGYDVIDHFKLPVSVWYEFYDNLEKRVDEISDNYKGNTEAEMILEFNRKEIKLFREIPDEYGYAFYIFQKNKKL; from the coding sequence ATGGAATTGGAATTGGAATCTGAATCAGCAATCTTTGAGATATTTGATGGATTACCCAGACAGGGGCCGGGTAGTAATGATTGTACTGAAAAAGCATTTAATATGCTTTCTTCCCTTCCCGCAGGTACTAAGATCCTTGATATTGGATGTGGTGTCGGTATGCAGACAATACACCTTGCCAATATCTGCAAGGACTGTCATATCACTGCAACTGACATTTACCAGCCATTTCTGGATAAACTGATGGAAAATGCAGTTAAAGCAGGAGTTGATGACAGGATCAGCACAGTTTGTGCTTCCATGGATGACCTGCCTTTTGAAGCAGGAGAATTTGATGTCATCTGGGCAGAAGGCTCTATCTTTATCCTCGGTCTTGAGAAAGGAATCAGCTACTGGAAGCAGTTCTTGAAAAATGGTGGCTATATGGCATTGACAGAGAACACATGGTTCACGGACGAACCTTCTGCGGAAGTTGTTGAATTCTGGAAGGAAATATACCCTGGTATAATGAACATACCTGACACTGAAAAAGTTATCAAGGCAGTAGGATACGATGTAATTGATCACTTTAAACTGCCAGTTTCTGTCTGGTACGAGTTTTATGACAATCTGGAAAAAAGAGTTGATGAAATAAGTGATAACTACAAAGGAAACACCGAGGCAGAAATGATACTTGAGTTTAACAGGAAAGAGATTAAACTCTTCAGAGAAATCCCGGATGAATACGGTTATGCGTTCTATATTTTTCAGAAGAACAAAAAACTCTGA
- a CDS encoding AAA family ATPase, whose product MIHIVRTAQKTTIKSSRESSSEPGESTTDFLILEPAGYPMTSVLDEYPEITDPGVFEHYAREQWKGYTAQKGDYLFDRRMFPDFAYKVTDVEPPGSVIGQNTHIIVNETVVSSTPAVEFRSDVTFDDVIGQQNARKKCRLIKRFLEAPEKFGKWAPRNVLFYGPSGTGKTMLAKALANKAHVPILPVKATELIGEFVGEGARQIHQLYDRAQEMAPCIIFIDELDAIALDRRHQELRGDVAEIVNALLTEMDGIVEREGVCTIGATNRTDTIDPAVRSRFEEEIEFTLPDEKERLEILESNVKTFPLPVKDLDLPAIAKMTEGLSGRDIVSKVLKTALHNVIIEDREYVRQDDLHASVKNLKNLPTPPNADRMYI is encoded by the coding sequence ATGATACATATAGTAAGGACTGCCCAGAAAACCACTATCAAATCCAGCAGGGAATCAAGTTCTGAACCTGGGGAAAGTACAACTGATTTTCTCATTCTGGAGCCTGCCGGTTATCCAATGACAAGCGTGCTCGATGAATATCCTGAGATTACAGACCCTGGAGTTTTCGAACACTATGCTCGTGAGCAGTGGAAAGGTTACACTGCACAGAAAGGTGATTATCTCTTTGACCGCAGGATGTTTCCTGATTTTGCATATAAGGTAACTGATGTAGAGCCGCCTGGCTCTGTTATAGGTCAGAACACACATATAATTGTGAATGAAACCGTGGTTAGCAGTACTCCTGCTGTTGAGTTTAGAAGTGATGTTACTTTTGATGATGTTATAGGGCAGCAGAATGCACGCAAAAAATGCAGGTTAATTAAACGTTTTCTGGAAGCACCTGAGAAATTTGGTAAATGGGCACCAAGAAATGTACTTTTCTATGGTCCTTCCGGTACCGGGAAAACAATGCTTGCAAAGGCACTTGCAAACAAAGCTCATGTTCCAATTCTTCCTGTAAAAGCAACGGAACTGATCGGTGAATTCGTAGGCGAGGGTGCCAGGCAGATCCACCAGTTGTATGACCGCGCACAGGAAATGGCTCCATGTATCATTTTCATTGATGAACTTGATGCCATCGCTCTTGATCGCAGACACCAGGAACTGCGTGGTGATGTTGCAGAGATAGTCAATGCTTTGCTGACAGAAATGGATGGTATCGTTGAACGTGAAGGTGTTTGTACTATAGGTGCTACCAACCGTACAGATACTATTGATCCTGCTGTAAGGAGCAGATTTGAGGAAGAGATCGAGTTCACGCTACCTGATGAGAAAGAACGTCTTGAAATACTTGAATCCAATGTCAAGACATTCCCTCTGCCTGTGAAGGATCTTGATCTTCCTGCCATTGCAAAGATGACAGAAGGACTTTCCGGAAGAGATATCGTAAGCAAAGTATTGAAGACGGCTCTTCATAATGTTATTATTGAGGACAGGGAATATGTCCGGCAGGATGATCTACATGCTTCTGTGAAAAATCTCAAGAACCTTCCAACACCGCCAAACGCTGACCGGATGTACATCTAA
- a CDS encoding N-acetyltransferase: MIKMKEDIHIREAKECDLDDVMRVEKEAFGYEKEAILVSELLEDKSAAPVLSLLAFKNDEAVGHILFTKATLNGKTSPLIYLLAPLAIKPQHQKQGIGGMLINEGVKKLKEIGAEMIFVLGHESYYPKYGFKQNAESMGFAAPYPIPKEHAGAWMVYPLNSGSLDGIKGRVVCADALNKPEHWRE, from the coding sequence ATGATAAAAATGAAAGAAGATATCCATATTAGGGAAGCAAAAGAATGTGATCTTGATGATGTAATGCGCGTAGAAAAAGAAGCATTCGGTTATGAGAAGGAGGCAATCTTAGTATCTGAACTTCTTGAAGACAAAAGCGCAGCACCAGTTTTATCGTTGTTGGCTTTCAAGAACGATGAAGCAGTAGGACATATTTTATTTACAAAAGCAACTTTAAATGGAAAAACATCTCCGTTAATATATCTTCTTGCACCTCTTGCAATAAAACCGCAACATCAAAAACAAGGAATAGGTGGAATGTTGATTAATGAAGGTGTGAAGAAATTGAAAGAAATTGGCGCTGAAATGATATTTGTTCTTGGACATGAAAGCTATTATCCAAAATATGGATTTAAGCAGAATGCCGAAAGTATGGGCTTTGCAGCACCTTATCCAATTCCCAAAGAGCATGCAGGTGCATGGATGGTATATCCTTTAAACTCAGGATCTCTTGATGGAATTAAGGGGAGAGTTGTTTGTGCGGATGCTTTGAATAAACCGGAGCATTGGAGGGAGTGA
- a CDS encoding Lrp/AsnC family transcriptional regulator: MDDKTRHVLECLEEDARISHEKIATLAGLTVDEVDDIIKELEDSKVIRKYKTVIDWDLAGDEYVYAIIELKVSLERSIGYQPLVERLYKFPEVRSVRLLSGQYDLSLTVSGKTMKEVAFFVAEKISTLEQVQHTTTHFVLKTYKEDGVVLYEQDHVSRLPVTP; the protein is encoded by the coding sequence ATGGATGATAAAACACGTCATGTTCTGGAATGTCTTGAAGAGGATGCAAGAATAAGTCATGAAAAAATTGCGACCCTCGCGGGACTTACTGTAGATGAAGTTGACGATATAATAAAAGAGCTCGAAGATAGCAAAGTTATCCGCAAGTACAAGACTGTCATTGACTGGGATCTTGCAGGTGATGAATATGTCTATGCAATTATCGAGCTTAAGGTCAGTCTTGAAAGATCAATAGGTTACCAGCCTCTTGTTGAGCGTCTGTACAAGTTCCCTGAAGTCCGTTCTGTGAGACTTCTTTCCGGACAATACGATCTTTCACTTACAGTATCTGGCAAGACGATGAAGGAAGTTGCTTTCTTCGTTGCCGAGAAGATCTCTACTCTTGAACAGGTACAGCATACAACAACTCACTTTGTCCTGAAAACCTATAAAGAGGATGGTGTAGTCCTCTACGAGCAGGACCATGTTTCACGTTTACCGGTGACTCCATAA
- a CDS encoding ATP-binding protein, with protein sequence MINERTLKNVKITSVVNTVLILIINIFGLVLVIPFIISKDTNSIIVSLALIISTFTIIIYASKQIEKKNTELEMKISELDEIHKELNEKHIGLESLVSRNTQIENMISSLISMFIKPGNIEGTLDEILKKTASFCNAEYCYLFLFKTNGDPYISHSWKSEGKPEKKSIFESTAYSKFPWIAKKIAQKQMTHISKEEHLLAAADKERNMILSEGILSLMVIPVESDAECIGFISIESTSNKNDCNLDSIQTLKVLSEIMSTALNHRSFLKDLGLFKDLINRSNDFIFIIDVEKNCILDANETACKELGYTIDELTVMGEKDLNSLFEDTFWKADLRDLAGDRYLQPGQTLTKKDGTKIPAEMNITFVTHDHHNYALAVVRDIAARMDMESRLAKTKQVMELAMEGADLGMWDWNLRTDEVMYNERWAEMIGYKVKDIKNNIQSWKKLVHPEDMEVVDNKINEHISRKTPFFEAEFRMKNSKDRWQWILARGKITEWDKNNEPFRFTGTTMDLDERKKVEEELRHSNELKDLFTDIMRHDLLNPAGNIRGFSEVLYEMEDDPKKSKIIDSVQRNTNRLIDMIETAAKFAKLEATEELELQGIDIMASLRNVIEQFEQQLHDKNMNLYVRADGNYPAMLNPIVEEIFANYISNAIKYSPENTEISIDVADLNYEWMVTVTDSGEGIPDDSKPLVFDRFKRVNKSGVKGTGLGLAIVKKIAELLGGSVGVENNPEGDGSMFWVKLKKYHEILDEDASNVIGIDIFTGAEAVQDTKTEIHSMLH encoded by the coding sequence ATGATAAATGAACGCACACTGAAAAATGTGAAGATAACCAGTGTGGTAAACACTGTTCTGATACTGATAATCAATATATTCGGACTGGTATTAGTTATACCGTTCATAATTTCAAAGGATACTAATTCCATTATAGTCAGCTTAGCTTTGATAATTTCCACATTCACAATTATCATCTATGCAAGCAAACAGATAGAAAAGAAGAACACTGAACTGGAAATGAAGATCAGCGAACTGGACGAAATACATAAAGAGCTGAATGAGAAGCATATAGGATTGGAATCCCTTGTTTCCCGCAATACACAGATAGAGAACATGATATCATCACTGATATCCATGTTCATAAAACCGGGAAACATTGAAGGAACCCTGGATGAGATTCTAAAGAAAACAGCTTCTTTCTGCAATGCAGAATATTGCTATCTTTTTTTGTTCAAAACAAATGGCGACCCATACATATCACACAGTTGGAAAAGTGAAGGAAAGCCTGAAAAGAAGAGTATCTTTGAATCAACAGCTTACTCAAAATTTCCATGGATAGCAAAAAAGATCGCCCAGAAGCAGATGACACACATCTCTAAAGAAGAACATCTTCTGGCTGCTGCTGACAAAGAAAGAAATATGATATTATCAGAAGGGATCCTGTCATTGATGGTAATCCCGGTAGAATCTGATGCGGAATGTATCGGATTTATCAGCATTGAAAGTACATCAAATAAAAATGACTGCAACCTTGATAGCATCCAGACGTTGAAAGTTTTGTCAGAGATCATGAGTACAGCCCTTAACCACAGGTCATTTCTCAAAGACCTCGGACTTTTTAAAGACCTTATTAACAGGTCTAATGATTTCATTTTCATAATAGATGTGGAAAAGAACTGTATTCTTGATGCAAATGAAACTGCATGCAAAGAGCTTGGATATACCATTGATGAGCTTACAGTCATGGGAGAAAAGGACCTTAATTCACTTTTTGAAGATACATTCTGGAAAGCTGATCTTCGTGACCTTGCAGGAGACAGATATCTGCAACCCGGCCAGACACTTACTAAAAAGGATGGAACAAAGATACCGGCGGAGATGAATATCACTTTTGTGACCCACGACCACCATAATTATGCCCTTGCCGTTGTACGTGACATTGCAGCACGTATGGACATGGAAAGCAGACTTGCAAAAACAAAGCAGGTAATGGAACTTGCCATGGAAGGTGCAGATCTTGGAATGTGGGACTGGAACCTCAGGACAGATGAGGTCATGTATAATGAACGCTGGGCAGAGATGATAGGTTACAAGGTAAAGGATATCAAAAACAACATTCAGAGCTGGAAAAAACTTGTTCACCCTGAGGATATGGAAGTAGTTGACAATAAAATAAATGAGCATATCAGCCGTAAGACTCCGTTCTTTGAAGCTGAGTTCCGTATGAAGAATAGCAAAGACAGATGGCAGTGGATACTTGCCAGAGGGAAGATAACGGAATGGGATAAAAATAATGAACCTTTCAGATTCACCGGTACTACAATGGACCTTGATGAGAGAAAGAAAGTAGAAGAAGAACTACGGCACTCCAATGAGCTAAAAGACCTTTTCACGGACATAATGCGCCATGACCTGTTAAATCCTGCAGGAAACATCAGAGGATTTTCAGAAGTACTTTATGAGATGGAAGATGATCCTAAAAAATCAAAGATAATAGATAGTGTACAGCGCAACACTAACAGACTCATAGACATGATAGAAACGGCTGCTAAGTTTGCAAAACTTGAAGCAACAGAAGAACTGGAATTACAGGGAATCGACATCATGGCAAGTCTTAGGAATGTCATTGAACAATTCGAGCAGCAGCTTCATGACAAGAATATGAACCTTTATGTCCGGGCAGATGGAAACTACCCGGCAATGCTCAACCCCATTGTTGAGGAAATATTTGCCAATTACATATCCAATGCTATCAAATACAGCCCTGAGAATACAGAGATCAGCATTGATGTTGCTGACCTGAATTATGAGTGGATGGTCACTGTGACAGATTCCGGAGAAGGCATTCCTGATGATTCAAAACCACTTGTCTTTGACCGTTTTAAGAGGGTGAACAAGAGCGGAGTGAAGGGAACCGGCCTGGGGCTTGCAATTGTCAAGAAAATAGCTGAGCTTCTTGGCGGTTCAGTAGGTGTGGAGAACAATCCGGAAGGAGATGGTAGTATGTTCTGGGTAAAGCTCAAAAAATATCATGAAATACTTGACGAGGATGCATCTAATGTCATCGGTATTGATATTTTCACTGGAGCTGAAGCCGTCCAGGACACAAAAACAGAGATCCATTCAATGTTGCATTAG